TGCATCTCGAGGATTTCAGGATAGGTGACGCTCAAACGGCAACCACGGTGACCGAGCATCGGGTTGGATTCGTGCAGCTGAGCTACGCGAGCCTTGATGACGGCGGGCTTCACGCCCATTTGCTTGGCGAGTTCTTCTTGGGTCTTCGCGTCGTGTGGCACGAATTCGTGAAGTGGTGGATCGAGAAGGCGAATGGTGACAGGCAAGCCCTTCATGGCGGTGAAGATGCCGGTGAAGTCTTCGCGCTGAATCGGCAGCAGCTTGGCGAGGGCCGCCTTGCGTGCGTCGAGTTCGGTGGCGAGGATCATTTCGCGCATCGCAGCGATGCGGTCTTCACCGAAGAACATATGTTCGGTGCGGCAGAGGCCAATGCCCTCAGCGCCGAATTCGCGAGCACGGCTCGAGTCTTCAGGGCTGTCGGCGTTGGTGCGAATGTTGAGGGTGCGGTATTTGTCCGACCACTTCATCACGGTGGCAAAATCGCCGCCGAGTTTGGGCTCTTGCGTCGCCATGGCGCCGGCAAACACTTCGCCCGTGGTGCCGTTGATGGTGATCACATCGCCAGCGCCGTAGGTCTTGCCTTTGATCATCATCTTCTTGGCTTTTTCGTCGATCGTCATTTCGCCTGCGCCGACGACGCAGCAACGACCCCAACCGCGAGCCACCACAGCAGCGTGGCTGGTCATACCACCGGTGCTGGTGAGAATACCAGCGGCCGAGTGCATACCGGCGACGTCTTCGGGGCTGGTTTCTTTACGGCAGAGAATCACCTTCTCGCCCGAGGCAGCACGTTCGACAGCTTCTTCAGCGGTGAAGGCGAGCTTGCCCACAGCGGCACCTGGCGAAGCAGGGAGACCGATGGTGAGAACCTTGCCACCTTCGCGAGCCGTTTCAAGGGCCTTGGTGTCGAGGCTGGGGAGCAGGAGCTGCGACAAGTCGCCAGCGGGGATGCGCATCACACCTTGTTCTTCGGTGATGAGCTTCTCTTTGACCATGTCGACGGCCATCTTCACAGCGGCGGTGCCGGTGCGCTTGCCGTTGCGGGTTTGCAGCATGAAGAGAACACCCTTTTCGATGGTGAACTCGATGTCCTGCATGTCTTTGTAGTGCTCTTCGAGGATCTTTTTGATCTCGAGCAGCTGCTTGTGGATCGCCTTGTTCCACTTGGGCATTTCGGCCACAGGCTGAGGCGTACGAATACCAGCAACCACGTCTTCGCCTTGGGCGTTGATGAGGAATTCGCCGAAGAATTCATTCTTGCCTGTGTTCGGGTCGCGGGTGAAAGCGACACCGGTGCCGCTGTCGTCGCCCATGTTGCCATAGACCATCGACTGTACGTTCACAGCGGTGCCGAGCAGGCCGCGAATGTTTTCGACTTCGCGATACTTCACTGCCTTATCGCCCATCCAGCTCTTGAACACAGCACCGATGGCTGCTTCGAGCTGTGCATAGGGATCTTGAGGGAAGTCGTTGCCGGTGTACTTGCGATAGACTTCTTTGTAGGCCTTGCAGAGTTCGATGAGGCCTTCGGCTGGCACATCGGTATCGAGCTTCGCTTTGTACTTCTTCTTGATGCCGTCAAAGATGTGTTCGTAGTGCTCGTGATCGACACCCATCACAACGTCGCCGAACATGTTGATGAGGCGGCGGTAGGCATCGTAGGCAAAGCGTTCGTTGCCGGTGGCGTTGGCCAGACCAGCGGTCGAAACGTCGTTGAGACCGAGGTTCAGAATGGTGTTCATCATGCCCGGCATCGAGAGCTTAGCGCCCGAGCGAACACTGACGAGCAACGGATTCTTGTCGTCGCCGAACTTCTTGCCGAGCTCTTTTTCGAGCGAGCCGACATGCTTGCGAACTTCGTCCATCAAACCATCGGGCATCTTGCGTCCGCTCTTGTAGTAGAGGTCGCAAACTTCGGTGGTGATGGTGAAGCCGGGAGGAACAGGCAGACCGATCGACGTCATGTCGGCGAGGTTGGCACCTTTGCCGCCGAGGAGGTCTTTGCTCAGTCCTTTGCCTTCGGACTTGCTCTTGCTGAAGTAGTAACACATCTTGCCGCTTTTGGCGGCAGGCTTCACTTTGGCCATGCTAAAAATGCTCGCTGCTAAAGAGAGGAGGTTGCGACTCGCCTGAGCGTTGGGGCTGTCGCGATCTCCGGTTTCACGCTCGAAATCTTACGCTCGTAAATTGCATATTTGCTTGCCGGGCCGGACTGCGCTAGCGATGGTCGCGCTCAGCTGCGAGCTAGAGAGCCTGCACCAATACAGTGAGGCAGATCGCGACGAGTGGCGACGCTTGATAAACGCTCGACTCGCACGAACCAGCAGCGGAGAGTGACCGGCTGTCGACAGGCTGGCGTCCCCGTGATCCCATCCTGAGATCGCCGCTGGGCATCGCATTGTGTCGTCAACCGCCAGAAGATCGGCCTGCTATCAGGCAAAAAATGAACAGAAAATCTAGCAGCGAAGTGGTTTAGCGTCAATGAAGGGGGGCTGCTGTGGGACGCGAAAAATCCGCAGCGAAATGAAGTTTTCGGGAACGGAGAGGGGGACAAGCCGTAGCGCGCAGCGGCTCGAGCGGAAGATAACCAGCGGCGCCGGGCTCGCGCACATCCAGCCGCCGATCCCCGCACACTTCGCCCGAGCCACTGGCGGAACGGGGTGCCGTTGGTCTTGTACCAGCCGAGAGCAGGGCCGAAGGCCAGAGCGGCAGTCGATGTGGCGACCAGAACGGCCGCTGGGCTCCCGAGGTCCCGAGGGTGAATCGAACCTGGCCACTGCATCGAGACCAGCCAATATGGCAGCCTGAGTGACCGCTAAAGAGGTTTACGGCGCATTAAGTTCACCTTGCATGCAGAAGCGCCAGCCGCGATTTACCCGCCCCTTGGTAGTTAAAAGTGCTTGCAACTGCACGCTTGGCGACGCACAATCTGGCGCACGACGCCCTGCCCCGCTCTCCCTCGAATGGTCCTACCACGATGCCTGCCAGCCGCTTTCTCCGCCCCATTTTGCTCGCGCTTCTTGCGCTGCTGTTCTGCACCGCCGAGCTCCCTGCAGTCGACCCCGCCACGACCCCATCAGCCGATTCTAGTCAGTCTGCCGCCGCGGCCCAGCTTGGCATGGTCGACCCACCCCTGCCAGATGGCACCGAGGCGGGAAAAGCCCAAATCGGCGGTTTTCGCGTTCCTCAGCCGCTAGTGGTCGAGCTGTTTGCCGCCGAGCCGCAACTCGCCAGTCCGGTCGCCATCGGCCTCGACGAGCAGAACCGGGTCTACGTCGCTGAGGAGTTCCGCTTCAACCGGGGGACGGAAGAGAACCGAACGCGTCCCTTCTTCTTAGAAGATGATCTGCAGTTAAAGACCACTGCCGATCGGCTGGCGATGTACGAAAAATATGCCGACCGCTTTGAAGGTGGCATGAATTGGTTTCGTAAATATAGCGATCAAATTCGCCGCGTTGTCGACACCGATGGGGATGGAAAAGCGGATCAATCGACCGTGTTTCTTACGGGACTCAACGATCCGCTCGATGGACTCGCTTCGGGTGTGCTGGCGTATCGCGGCAACATTTATGTGACAAACATACCCAAGCTCTACGCCCTGCGCGACGACGATGGCAATGGGGTGGCCGACGAAAAACATGCAATTCTCGATGGCTTTGGAGTGAACTGCGCGTTCCTTGGCCACGATTTGCATGGGCTGGTGATCGGCCCCGACGGTCGGCTGTATTTTTCGGTCGGCGATCGCGGGTTTCATGTCAAAACCAAAGAAGGAACCACACTTTCACAGCCTCGCCGTGGCGCAGTGTTTCGCTGCGAGCTTGATGGCAGCAAGCTCGAGGTAGTACATACCGGCCTGCGCAATCCCCAAGAATTGGCGTTTACAGATAAGGGCCAACTCTTTACCGCTGATAATAATTGCGACAAAGGAGATCACTCGCGATTGGTATGGATCCTTAAAGGTGCCGACAGTGGTTGGAATATGGCCTATCAAACTATTCCACAGCCTTATGAGACCGGTCCTTGGCATGCGGAAAAGATTTGGTATGTCGATGGAGAACCCTCGACGATTGGAGTGCGACCTGCATGCTATTTACCACCGGTCGGAAAGCTCGGCGCAGGGCCAAGTGGACTCGCGTTTCATAGTGGTGTCGGCTTTGCACCCGAGCTTCGAGGTCGCTTCTTTCACTGCAACTACACCGGCAATGGTGGAATCGAATCGATTGCCATCGAGCGGAGCGGATCGAGCTATAAAATCACGAAGCACGAAGATTTCCTGAAGCCGATTTCAGCGACCGACTGCGATTTTGGCTACGACGGAAAACTCTATGTCTCCGACTTTGTAGGACTCGATTGGAGCGGGAAAACCCGCGGCGGACGCATTTACACAGTCAGCGATCCTTCGCAAAAAGAGCTCGCAATTACGAAGGAAGTGCAACGGTTTTTTGCCGAAGGATTTGAGAAGAAACCGAGCAGCCAACTCGCCTCGATTCTCGCTCACGACGACTATCGCGCGCGACATCGCGCTCAGCTGATGCTCGTGGAACGAGCGACCGAAGAAACGAAAGCCTCGAAGACCGAAGCGTTCGATCTACTCATGGCGGCAGCGAAGTCGGATGAATCGCTCAAAGCCAAACTGCATGGCATTTGGGGGCTCGGAATCTTAATACGCACCCCGCACGCGATTGAGCTAAATCAGCGTTATGATGCCGCGACTCTGCTCCTTGCGACTTTAGACCATCCAGACATTGATATTGTGGCTGCTACATGCACAGCCCTTGGCGAAGCTTATTCTCTGTTTCCCAAGGCATTACAGACGGGAGTCCCAGCCAAGCTTGAGGCATTAGCTGCCAGCGACGACCCGGCGCGAGCATTTCATGCACTCATGGCGCTGGGTGATTGCTGCACAACCTTTAAACTAGCAACCGTTCTTCAAACGCAGTTGCCTCGCACCGAAACCGACTCCTACTTGCGACATGCGGTGGTCTATTATTTGGTTCACTCTGCATCGATCGACAATATCGTTGCACTTGCGAAATCAGAGAATGCCAACGATCGACTCGTCGCCACCCTGGTCCTGCGTTGCTGGAGCGATCCGACAGAGCTCGGCTGGAAGCGAGAAAGTGATGCGAAAGTTGCCACGGCAATCCAGCAACTGCTGGAGGATGCCGATTTAGTCGTGGCCACCGAAGCTGCTCGAGTTGTAAACGACTTGCCCATCCCAGCACTGCTACCCGCACTCGCCAATCAAGCGCAGCGTCTGACACAAGGCTCGCTGCAAGTGCCCGATGCACTCGCGCGACGCGTGATCGAGGCCAATTTCGCCCTCGCTCAAGAGGGCTCGCTCGACCAACTCATCGCGATGGTTCAGTCGCCACTGTTCAGCGTGACGGTACGCCAAGAAACGCTCGCCGCACTTCGCGTTTGGGATCAGCCCTCGCAGCGCAATCGCGCGACAGGCGTTTGGCGCGAGGTCTCTGGCGGTAATCAGCAGCTACTGGACAAACGACTCAAAGAAGAAGTGCCGCGATTCCTCGCTGCGGCTAGTAGCGATCTCATTCCCCAGATCATCGAGTTGATCGATGCTCGCAAACTCGCCACCGACGACACTTCGATTGTCGATATCGCCACGAACGATCGACTCCCAGCGACGGCACGAGCCTTTGCCTTGAAAATCCTGGTCGATCGCAAATCGCCACAAGCCATCGCGATCGCCACCAAGTTTACAAGCGATCCAGTTCCTGCGATTCGTGTCGCAAGCCTTGAAGCATTTTTGACGCTCGACCAAGAGCAAGGTATAGCGAAACTTCTCGCGCGGATGAGTTCGGCCGATGCATATCCGAGCGAAAAACAAGCGGCGATTCGCTTGCTGAGTAAGCTCGATAAACCCGAAGCAATCGCTGCTGTAGTGCAGCAAATTGAGGCACTGAAGTCGGGCGAGCTTACGACGGCACTCAGGCTCGAAGCCATCACTGCTGCTGCTGAGCCCAAGGTGAATGAGAAGCTTTCTGCCGAAGTGAAACAATTGCTCGCTGATCGTGCGAAGCTTGCGCCCATCGAGCGTCTTTCGACCACACTCGAAGGTGGTAATGCCGATCATGGTCGCGACATTTTCTATGGACACGCACAAGCGCAGTGCGCACGCTGTCACAAAATCGAAGAGCGTGGCGGGATCGCGGGACCGGATCTTTCGGGCATCGGTTTGCGAGGATCACGCGAACATCTTCTCGAATCGATCATCACACCCGATACCAAAATCGCTCCCGGATTTGGCACCATCAATCTGCTGCTTGCCGATGGAACTACCGTGACCGGCGTGATCAAAGAAGAGAACGAACAAAGCATCATGCTCGAACTAGCCAGCGGCGAAAAACGGTTGATTGCTGCCGAGGATATTGAGCAGCGATCGACTCCGAAGAGCGCGATGCCGCAGATGCTGACGGTCCTCAGCGAGTCGCAGATTCGTGATCTGATCGAGTACCTCTCGCAACAGAAAATCGGGCCAAAACCCTCGGTATCAGAGTAGTTTTCGCAACCATCCGAGGATCATCGCGATACGTTCAACTAGCCCGATGAGGTTACAAACTCTCGAGGAAAAAGAGAAGGTCATCGAGTTCCGCTGCTGCCAAATCGCGTGGCAGCTGATGACCGTGCACTTCAAACACATCGCGCAGCTGTTTCGCGCGCGAGTCGTGCAAAAAAGCTTTCCCCTGCCCAACGCCGCGCAGCGATGGCGGATTGAATTTCTTCTGGCCGAGTTCGTCTTCAAGCCCCACTTCCACCGATTCTTGAATGGTGAACGTCAACGGCGGTATGTGGCATCGCTTGCAATCGAGCGATTGAAAGAGTTGCTGGCCGCGCGCTTGTTGTGCTTTGTCGTCGGCTGTTTCAGCGATGCGAAGTGGCGGTGGAACGGCGAGCGTATGCAAATAGGAAGCAATCTCCGACACGCTGCTAAGCGGAAGATCCTTCGGCATTTGCATGCTCGAGACGAGTGACTGCTCAACTTGCTGCGTGAGGTTTTGATGCTGACCGGTCCACGACCAGCGATCGGTGAGCGAGGTGCCGAGGAGTGTGAGCGTGCGCTTTGGCGCGCCGATGGTGGCATCCCCTTGCGTGTCGCTCTTGAGGCCATGCGTGTGACCATCGATGTGACAACTATGACAGCTTAGCGAACCCGTCGCTGATGTCGCGCCGCTATAAAACAGTCGCTCACCTTTCAGCTGGGGCCAAGCCTCATCGATCGTGGAAAGCTGCACCGATTCGCGCGGCCACGACTGCTCGCTATCAACGATCGAGATCGAATCGCTCAAGTTATCGACCACGACGAAGCGGCCATCGGCCGTGGGACCTGCGATCGATAGTGGCCGTTTTCCTAGCGGAATACTCGCGTTTTTCGAAAAAGTATCGCGCGCGAGGATCAGCAGCTCATCGCGACCGGCGAGTGTAATCAGGAGCTGATTCTTCGTTAGCACGAGCGACGATGGGTCGGCTGCACCACTCGCGAGAGTCTTATCAAGATTCACGACCAAGCTCGGCTCGAGTCGCTGCCCGGCGTCTTTGCTACTGATCACTGCTGGGAGGCTCGACAGCTTGATGGCACACAACTGGTTCTGCAAAAGTTTGCCACTCATTTGATGCTCAAGCGACGTGGGAAGCGTTTCGTCGAGCAGTTGTCGCGTAAAAAGAATGCGCGACTCGCGCTCGTCGAGCGTTAGCCCGCGAAGCTGATGTCCGTCGACTGCAAAGCGCGTCGCGATCGTCTTGTTAGCAAGGTCGATGATGGCATAGTCGCCACCAAAATGATCGGCAACGAGCAGCCTGCTTGCATCGATAAACAGGGCTTCGCCCGGATTGAAAGGAAGCGCAATCTCGGTGATGAAGTTCCGAAGCGAAAGTCCATTTGACTGCAAATTTTCCGCAGCAGAATTAACGTCGAGCTTGGCAAGCAGCGAGGCGTCGACGATCGAAATCGTGCGCTGCCACAAGCTGCTGATCGCGATGTCGCCACGCTTGCTCACAGCAATCTTGTGCGGCGATCGCGCGAGTCGCGTGCGAGCAACCAGAGTCAGTGCGCCATCGCGCGGAGTAAGTTTCGCGAAGACAAGTTCACTGGCTTTACCATCGGTGATCGCGAAGAGATCGCTATCGCCGACGCGCGCGATGGCTGTGAGCGACTGGCCAACATCGATCGACTTCAGCTTGCGTGCTTCAGCCACATCGATCACGTGCACTGCGCCGCTCGATGGTCCAACGACAAGGATCGTTTTGCCATCACTCGATACGGCAGCAGACGTGGGTCGTACTTCTAGACCATAGTTTGCGCCGCGCGCAGCGATCGGCAGTAGAAGCACCAGTAGCGCGACGAGCAGTTTCCAAAACCGATCCACAGCAGACATCTCCAAGCAATGGCAAAGCACGAGTATTGTGATCGATGCGCTACACTTCCAGCGTCGAACTTCCCTTCGAAAGATCGAAGGCGATGGTGAGTTTGTCGCCCGACTGAAAGTACGTTCCGCTGCTGATTTTCCGTAGCGAATCGACTTTTGCGAGCGTCTTCATGCTCTTCATGCCACTCTTCGCGTCGATCGTCACCAGCTTCACCGGCGCGTCGGTGGCGCGCTTGGTTTCGATGGTGAAATTGGGTGATGCAAACGGCGCACGAAGCAGAATCGTATTCTCGGTGCGCGTGATGCTTGTGAGCTCTTTCGCAGCCCAGTAGCGCGAGAGTTCGCTGAGCTTCATCCAAATCAGGTTATCGTATTTCTCATGCAAGCGCGCGACGATGTCTTTCAGAATCTGAAAGCCAAACTTTTCGCCATTGCAATAAATTCCCGGCCAGTGGCAGACCATGCAAGCAGGTTCGCCGCGGTCGATCACCTCCACCATGCGACCACTTTTTAGATCAGCGGTGATGAACTGATCGACATGTCCGATCTCGAGTCCATCCCAACCACCAAACCAATCGCCGGTGCAGCCGATGATCGAGACCACGCACTCGGGATGATCGGTACCCAAATGTTTTGCATTCTCCACGCGCGGCACCACGCTTTCGCTGCCGGTGTAGAGATGACGAAAATAGTGCGGAATTTCTGCGTTATAAACGTCGCGGCAACTTTGCAGCGACGCGAGCGAAAGTTCTTTGAGCGCGCGATTGCCAAAGCCACCCGGGGTCGTGATTCCTTCGCACTCAAGTCCCGCTTGTTTAAGCACGCGCAGTGCATAGCTGAGATAGTCCGTCAGCTCGTCGACACTCTTGCCATCGGTCCAGCGCCAATTCTCCATGAAGCGCTCGCTGCGTTCTTCGTAGGGCCGGCCGGTCTTGGTATTGATCACCCAAGTGTGCGAAACCATTTCGGGATGGATGTCCCAGTTGGGGGTGATTTCTTTGCGCACGAGGTCGAGACTGTCGAGCAGTTCTTTCTTACTCCAACCTGGCATGTCGCGATCGACCCAGCCCACGCAAGCGGGATACGGCACGATGCTGTACTTCCCTTTCACCCCGTGCTCGGTGCAGTAGTCGGCGAACTCGCGCACG
This window of the Pirellula staleyi DSM 6068 genome carries:
- a CDS encoding c-type cytochrome; protein product: MPASRFLRPILLALLALLFCTAELPAVDPATTPSADSSQSAAAAQLGMVDPPLPDGTEAGKAQIGGFRVPQPLVVELFAAEPQLASPVAIGLDEQNRVYVAEEFRFNRGTEENRTRPFFLEDDLQLKTTADRLAMYEKYADRFEGGMNWFRKYSDQIRRVVDTDGDGKADQSTVFLTGLNDPLDGLASGVLAYRGNIYVTNIPKLYALRDDDGNGVADEKHAILDGFGVNCAFLGHDLHGLVIGPDGRLYFSVGDRGFHVKTKEGTTLSQPRRGAVFRCELDGSKLEVVHTGLRNPQELAFTDKGQLFTADNNCDKGDHSRLVWILKGADSGWNMAYQTIPQPYETGPWHAEKIWYVDGEPSTIGVRPACYLPPVGKLGAGPSGLAFHSGVGFAPELRGRFFHCNYTGNGGIESIAIERSGSSYKITKHEDFLKPISATDCDFGYDGKLYVSDFVGLDWSGKTRGGRIYTVSDPSQKELAITKEVQRFFAEGFEKKPSSQLASILAHDDYRARHRAQLMLVERATEETKASKTEAFDLLMAAAKSDESLKAKLHGIWGLGILIRTPHAIELNQRYDAATLLLATLDHPDIDIVAATCTALGEAYSLFPKALQTGVPAKLEALAASDDPARAFHALMALGDCCTTFKLATVLQTQLPRTETDSYLRHAVVYYLVHSASIDNIVALAKSENANDRLVATLVLRCWSDPTELGWKRESDAKVATAIQQLLEDADLVVATEAARVVNDLPIPALLPALANQAQRLTQGSLQVPDALARRVIEANFALAQEGSLDQLIAMVQSPLFSVTVRQETLAALRVWDQPSQRNRATGVWREVSGGNQQLLDKRLKEEVPRFLAAASSDLIPQIIELIDARKLATDDTSIVDIATNDRLPATARAFALKILVDRKSPQAIAIATKFTSDPVPAIRVASLEAFLTLDQEQGIAKLLARMSSADAYPSEKQAAIRLLSKLDKPEAIAAVVQQIEALKSGELTTALRLEAITAAAEPKVNEKLSAEVKQLLADRAKLAPIERLSTTLEGGNADHGRDIFYGHAQAQCARCHKIEERGGIAGPDLSGIGLRGSREHLLESIITPDTKIAPGFGTINLLLADGTTVTGVIKEENEQSIMLELASGEKRLIAAEDIEQRSTPKSAMPQMLTVLSESQIRDLIEYLSQQKIGPKPSVSE
- the ppdK gene encoding pyruvate, phosphate dikinase → MAKVKPAAKSGKMCYYFSKSKSEGKGLSKDLLGGKGANLADMTSIGLPVPPGFTITTEVCDLYYKSGRKMPDGLMDEVRKHVGSLEKELGKKFGDDKNPLLVSVRSGAKLSMPGMMNTILNLGLNDVSTAGLANATGNERFAYDAYRRLINMFGDVVMGVDHEHYEHIFDGIKKKYKAKLDTDVPAEGLIELCKAYKEVYRKYTGNDFPQDPYAQLEAAIGAVFKSWMGDKAVKYREVENIRGLLGTAVNVQSMVYGNMGDDSGTGVAFTRDPNTGKNEFFGEFLINAQGEDVVAGIRTPQPVAEMPKWNKAIHKQLLEIKKILEEHYKDMQDIEFTIEKGVLFMLQTRNGKRTGTAAVKMAVDMVKEKLITEEQGVMRIPAGDLSQLLLPSLDTKALETAREGGKVLTIGLPASPGAAVGKLAFTAEEAVERAASGEKVILCRKETSPEDVAGMHSAAGILTSTGGMTSHAAVVARGWGRCCVVGAGEMTIDEKAKKMMIKGKTYGAGDVITINGTTGEVFAGAMATQEPKLGGDFATVMKWSDKYRTLNIRTNADSPEDSSRAREFGAEGIGLCRTEHMFFGEDRIAAMREMILATELDARKAALAKLLPIQREDFTGIFTAMKGLPVTIRLLDPPLHEFVPHDAKTQEELAKQMGVKPAVIKARVAQLHESNPMLGHRGCRLSVTYPEILEMQVRAIIEAAIVCKGKKIDARPEIMIPLVGTAAELAMLRKLTEETIETVKAEHKFKGTLDVLVGTMIEIPRAALTADKVAEYADFFSFGTNDLTQMTFGISRDDINSFLPDYMKKDLFLADPFQTLDQSGVGQLVEIGVKKGRSTKKDLKIGICGEHGGDPASIEFCHRAGLDYVSCSPFRVPIARLAAAQAALKNSKK
- a CDS encoding cytochrome c peroxidase, with the translated sequence MDRFWKLLVALLVLLLPIAARGANYGLEVRPTSAAVSSDGKTILVVGPSSGAVHVIDVAEARKLKSIDVGQSLTAIARVGDSDLFAITDGKASELVFAKLTPRDGALTLVARTRLARSPHKIAVSKRGDIAISSLWQRTISIVDASLLAKLDVNSAAENLQSNGLSLRNFITEIALPFNPGEALFIDASRLLVADHFGGDYAIIDLANKTIATRFAVDGHQLRGLTLDERESRILFTRQLLDETLPTSLEHQMSGKLLQNQLCAIKLSSLPAVISSKDAGQRLEPSLVVNLDKTLASGAADPSSLVLTKNQLLITLAGRDELLILARDTFSKNASIPLGKRPLSIAGPTADGRFVVVDNLSDSISIVDSEQSWPRESVQLSTIDEAWPQLKGERLFYSGATSATGSLSCHSCHIDGHTHGLKSDTQGDATIGAPKRTLTLLGTSLTDRWSWTGQHQNLTQQVEQSLVSSMQMPKDLPLSSVSEIASYLHTLAVPPPLRIAETADDKAQQARGQQLFQSLDCKRCHIPPLTFTIQESVEVGLEDELGQKKFNPPSLRGVGQGKAFLHDSRAKQLRDVFEVHGHQLPRDLAAAELDDLLFFLESL